In the Micromonospora narathiwatensis genome, one interval contains:
- a CDS encoding HAD family hydrolase gives MPSLMVGFDLDMTLVDSRPGIAAAYRALSARTGVHVDADAVVSRLGPPLRTELAHWFPPERVEEAVAAYRELYPAYAITPTLPMPGAEAAIEAVHARGGRVMVVTSKIGRLAKLHLDHLGLAVDELAGDLFAEQKATALREHGAALYVGDHVADMVAATTAGIPGVGVATGPCTQDELRAAGAHTVLDDLSGFPAALDRIIQLALKG, from the coding sequence ATGCCCTCACTGATGGTCGGTTTCGACCTCGACATGACCCTGGTCGACTCGCGCCCCGGCATCGCCGCCGCCTACCGGGCGCTGTCCGCGCGTACCGGCGTGCACGTGGACGCGGACGCGGTGGTGTCGCGGCTCGGCCCGCCGCTGCGTACGGAACTCGCCCACTGGTTTCCGCCTGAGCGGGTGGAGGAGGCGGTCGCCGCCTACCGCGAGCTGTACCCGGCGTACGCGATCACCCCGACCCTGCCGATGCCCGGCGCGGAGGCCGCGATCGAGGCGGTGCACGCGCGTGGTGGCCGGGTGATGGTGGTGACCTCGAAGATCGGCCGGCTGGCGAAGCTGCACCTGGACCACCTCGGGTTGGCGGTCGACGAGTTGGCCGGGGATCTCTTCGCCGAGCAGAAGGCGACCGCGCTGCGGGAGCACGGCGCGGCCCTCTACGTCGGGGACCACGTGGCGGACATGGTCGCGGCGACGACGGCGGGAATCCCAGGTGTGGGAGTGGCGACCGGGCCCTGTACGCAGGACGAACTGCGGGCCGCCGGCGCGCACACGGTGCTGGATGATCTCAGCGGATTCCCGGCGGCGCTGGACCGGATCATCCAGCTAGCCTTGAAGGGGTAG
- a CDS encoding cold-shock protein, translated as MPTGRVKWYDAAKGYGFVTSDEGGDVFLPKGALPAGVTDLKGGQRVDFSVVDSRRGAQAMGVKLLEAPPSVAELRRRPAEELHGLVEDMIKVLEAKVQPDLRRGRFPDRKTAEKIAQLVHAVARELEV; from the coding sequence GTGCCGACGGGTCGAGTGAAGTGGTATGACGCGGCCAAGGGATACGGGTTCGTCACCAGTGATGAGGGTGGCGACGTGTTCCTGCCCAAGGGCGCGCTGCCGGCGGGTGTCACCGACCTGAAGGGCGGCCAGCGGGTCGATTTCAGCGTGGTCGACAGCCGTCGCGGCGCGCAGGCGATGGGCGTGAAGCTGCTGGAGGCGCCGCCGTCCGTGGCGGAGCTGCGCCGCCGGCCGGCCGAGGAGCTGCACGGCCTGGTCGAGGACATGATCAAGGTGCTGGAGGCGAAGGTCCAGCCGGACCTGCGCCGGGGCCGCTTCCCGGACCGGAAGACCGCGGAGAAGATCGCTCAGCTGGTCCACGCGGTGGCGCGCGAGCTGGAGGTCTGA